The following proteins come from a genomic window of Diprion similis isolate iyDipSimi1 chromosome 8, iyDipSimi1.1, whole genome shotgun sequence:
- the LOC124409276 gene encoding toll-like receptor 2 isoform X1: MPIKMAQFILFTGFVVLLSITKTSKTLSYDVVATPTGFRNKYNDHSTHAFSSEGFIQIKVPGKSYVLTGSRLLDDESYSRLDEQVSTSTAIIVQTNKTLEISEEYEEPLQYWKEEIDSDDDLCSLSDLTILSLQSLQLCNLTSQTFGWLSNGSLTWLNMRYTDVELVANDTLVPVQNTLRVLDMANSSISVEDLTNLMQGLTISMDDSERRSYLKILSFASLGLTTVPREALRPVQYSLKLLSLFGNDFSTYRNNSARDTEETEMNSTNSSYSQDDNEDDDSDYSLESERSYVYDLLANSNVSTGSPWADFPPMPFLIELDLRHCRINSIEEGSFANLANLKRLRISNNNIFTLSNHAFAGLMNLAILDLTFNRGVPRPYQNIGMRLQRNAFTGLYSLTTLNLSHSPIHCGTSHLLNRLPSSLVSLDLHRTNLCSLDDGVFEKLNILQSLDLSGNFGLGSDLTTETFKGLNTLQELSMNRIGLEDLEALQELSLLRFLHVERNNINTFSGVLENFPLLEHFNIASNYIRSWSDGRAFAENPKLQGVYLHSNILSLMTDDMLRDFESLTYLTLANNSFICNCQLKNFMESIRTGSNNSSQNFSILIDYQSSGRTHTCTDVSLKRYIRFEDTTDYCREELAQIWLNALQHVLYILLLVFSCSFGVGGLIYWKWWYIKYVAVQIKNATLLSMINAENCEDRIYMYDIFVSYSDENRNWVIEELIPNIEGPEANLSICFHERDFHVGVSILENIIMGMDQSRTILLIISGFFIKSQWCQFEMHLAQHRLLETCREELVLVLLEEIPRRNRPKILHYLMMVKTYIVWPKDKRDGNARRLFWKRLRRAITANKSVQSSIA, translated from the exons ATGCCAATTAAAATGGCACAGTTCATTCTGTTTACTGGGTTTGTGGTTTTACTGTCCATTACAAAAACGAGTAAGACACTGAGCTACGATGTCGTCGCAACGCCGACAGGATtcagaaataaatataacgaTCATAGCACTCATGCATTTAGCAGCGAGGGATTTATTCAGATCAAAG ttCCAGGAAAATCTTATGTTTTAACGGGTAGTCGATTGTTGGATGACGAATCTTACAGCAGACTAGATGAACAGGTTTCGACATCAACGGCAATTATAGTCCAGACGAATAAGACTCTCGAAATTTCTGAGGAATATGAGGAGCCTCTTCAATACTGGAAAgaagaaatcgattccgacgATGATCTCTGCTCGCTATCAGACTTGACGATATTGAGCCTGCAGTCATTGCAGTTGTGTAATTTGACCTCGCAAACTTTTGGATGGTTGTCAAATGGTAGTTTGACATGGTTGAATATGCGGTATACGGATGTAGAATTGGTAGCCAACG ATACCTTGGTACCCGTGCAAAACACTCTGAGGGTCTTGGACATGGCAAATTCCTCTATATCGGTCGAAGATCTTACCAATTTGATGCAAGGTCTCACGATCAGCATGGATGACAGTGAAAGGCGTTCTTATTTGAAAATCCTGAGTTTCGCCAGTCTCGGCCTGACCACTGTTCCTCGAGAAGCGCTAAGGCCAGTCCAATATTCGCTAAAGCTGTTGTCCCTTTTCGGCAATGACTTCAGCACGTATCGTAATAATTCGGCACGCGACACGGAGGAAACAGAGATGAATAGCACAAACAGCTCGTATTCACAGGACGATAACGAGGATGATGATTCCGACTATTCATTGGAATCCGAAAGAAGTTATGTCTACGATCTACTTGCAAATTCCAATGTTTCCACTG GATCTCCTTGGGCTGACTTTCCACCAATGCCATTTTTGATCGAATTGGACCTACGGCATTGCCGTATCAATTCCATCGAAGAGGGCTCCTTCGCGAATTTGGCAAATTTGAAGCGGCTTCGTATTTCCAACAACAATATATTTACCTTGTCGAATCATGCATTCGCGGGGCTGATGAATTTGGCAATTTTAGACCTGACATTCAACAGAGGTGTACCAAGACCGTACCAAAATATAGGAATGAGACTGCAACGCAATGCCTTCACCGGCCTTTATTCCTTAACAACGTTGAACTTGAGTCACAGCCCGATTCATTGTGGAACGTCTCATTTATTGAACAGATTGCCATCGTCGTTGGTCAGTTTGGATCTTCATAGAACCAATCTGTGCAGCTTGGATGATggagtttttgaaaagttaaatATTCTGCAAAGTTTAGACCTATCGGGTAATTTTGGACTCGGTTCTGACTTAACCACAGAAACGTTCAAGGGGTTAAACACACTTCAAGAGCTCTCCATGAATCGAATAGGCCTTGAAGACCTTGAAGCATTGCAAGAACTCTCTTTACTAAGGTTTTTGCATGTGGAACGCAACAATATAAATACCTTTTCAGGTGTGTTGGAAAATTTCCCGCTCTTAGAGCATTTCAATATTGCTTCAAACTACATAAGGTCTTGGAGTGACGGGAGAGCATTTGCAGAGAACCCAAAATTGCAGGGTGTTTACTTGCATTCCAATATCCTCAGCTTGATGACGGATGATATGTTAAGAGACTTTGAATCATTAACCTACTTAACACTGGCGAATAATAGTTTCATTTGCAATTGCCAGCTAAAAAACTTCATGGAATCCATCAGGACTGGCAGTAATAATTCCAGTCAG aatttttcaatactgaTAGATTATCAGTCAAGCGGTAGAACCCATACTTGTACAGACGTATCGTTGAAACGATACATCAGATTTGAGGATACAACTGATTACTGCCGGGAAGAATTGGCACAAATCTGGTTGAACGCACTGCAGCACGTTCTCTACATTTTGCTACTGGTCTTTAGTTGCTCCTTTGGTGTCGGAGGGTTAATATACTGGAAATG GTGGTACATCAAATACGTTGCAGTTCAGATAAAAAACGCGACGCTGCTGAGTATGATCAATGCGGAGAACTGTGAGGACAGAATTTACATGTACGATATATTCGTCAGCTACTCGGACGAGAACAGAAATTGGGTAATAGAAGAATTAATTCCAAACATTGAAGGCCCAGAGGCGAACTTGAGCATTTGTTTTCACGAAAGGGACTTTCAC GTGGGCGTTAGCATTTTGGAAAACATAATAATGGGGATGGATCAGAGCAGAACAATCCTTCTGATAATCAGCGGATTTTTCATAAAGTCACAGTGGTGTCAGTTCGAAATGCACTTGGCGCAACATCGGCTACTAGAGACTTGTCGGGAGGAACTAGTCCTGGTTCTCCTTGAAGAAATTCCGAGAAGGAATCGTCCAAAGATCTTACACTATTTGATGATGGTAAAGACGTACATCGTTTGGCCAAAGGACAAGAGAGATGGAAACGCGAGGAGATTATTTTGGAAACGTTTGAGGAGGGCTATAACTGCCAATAAATCGGTGCAAAGTTCTATCGCGTAG
- the LOC124409276 gene encoding leucine-rich repeat-containing G-protein coupled receptor 4 isoform X3: protein MPIKMAQFILFTGFVVLLSITKTSKTLSYDVVATPTGFRNKYNDHSTHAFSSEGFIQIKVPGKSYVLTGSRLLDDESYSRLDEQVSTSTAIIVQTNKTLEISEEYEEPLQYWKEEIDSDDDLCSLSDLTILSLQSLQLCNLTSQTFGWLSNGSLTWLNMRYTDVELVANDTLVPVQNTLRVLDMANSSISVEDLTNLMQGLTISMDDSERRSYLKILSFASLGLTTVPREALRPVQYSLKLLSLFGNDFSTYRNNSARDTEETEMNSTNSSYSQDDNEDDDSDYSLESERSYVYDLLANSNVSTGSPWADFPPMPFLIELDLRHCRINSIEEGSFANLANLKRLRISNNNIFTLSNHAFAGLMNLAILDLTFNRGVPRPYQNIGMRLQRNAFTGLYSLTTLNLSHSPIHCGTSHLLNRLPSSLVSLDLHRTNLCSLDDGVFEKLNILQSLDLSGNFGLGSDLTTETFKGLNTLQELSMNRIGLEDLEALQELSLLRFLHVERNNINTFSGVLENFPLLEHFNIASNYIRSWSDGRAFAENPKLQGVYLHSNILSLMTDDMLRDFESLTYLTLANNSFICNCQLKNFMESIRTGSNNSSQNFSILIDYQSSGRTHTCTDVSLKRYIRFEDTTDYCREELAQIWLNALQHVLYILLLVFSCSFGVGGLIYWKCSDKKRDAAEYDQCGEL from the exons ATGCCAATTAAAATGGCACAGTTCATTCTGTTTACTGGGTTTGTGGTTTTACTGTCCATTACAAAAACGAGTAAGACACTGAGCTACGATGTCGTCGCAACGCCGACAGGATtcagaaataaatataacgaTCATAGCACTCATGCATTTAGCAGCGAGGGATTTATTCAGATCAAAG ttCCAGGAAAATCTTATGTTTTAACGGGTAGTCGATTGTTGGATGACGAATCTTACAGCAGACTAGATGAACAGGTTTCGACATCAACGGCAATTATAGTCCAGACGAATAAGACTCTCGAAATTTCTGAGGAATATGAGGAGCCTCTTCAATACTGGAAAgaagaaatcgattccgacgATGATCTCTGCTCGCTATCAGACTTGACGATATTGAGCCTGCAGTCATTGCAGTTGTGTAATTTGACCTCGCAAACTTTTGGATGGTTGTCAAATGGTAGTTTGACATGGTTGAATATGCGGTATACGGATGTAGAATTGGTAGCCAACG ATACCTTGGTACCCGTGCAAAACACTCTGAGGGTCTTGGACATGGCAAATTCCTCTATATCGGTCGAAGATCTTACCAATTTGATGCAAGGTCTCACGATCAGCATGGATGACAGTGAAAGGCGTTCTTATTTGAAAATCCTGAGTTTCGCCAGTCTCGGCCTGACCACTGTTCCTCGAGAAGCGCTAAGGCCAGTCCAATATTCGCTAAAGCTGTTGTCCCTTTTCGGCAATGACTTCAGCACGTATCGTAATAATTCGGCACGCGACACGGAGGAAACAGAGATGAATAGCACAAACAGCTCGTATTCACAGGACGATAACGAGGATGATGATTCCGACTATTCATTGGAATCCGAAAGAAGTTATGTCTACGATCTACTTGCAAATTCCAATGTTTCCACTG GATCTCCTTGGGCTGACTTTCCACCAATGCCATTTTTGATCGAATTGGACCTACGGCATTGCCGTATCAATTCCATCGAAGAGGGCTCCTTCGCGAATTTGGCAAATTTGAAGCGGCTTCGTATTTCCAACAACAATATATTTACCTTGTCGAATCATGCATTCGCGGGGCTGATGAATTTGGCAATTTTAGACCTGACATTCAACAGAGGTGTACCAAGACCGTACCAAAATATAGGAATGAGACTGCAACGCAATGCCTTCACCGGCCTTTATTCCTTAACAACGTTGAACTTGAGTCACAGCCCGATTCATTGTGGAACGTCTCATTTATTGAACAGATTGCCATCGTCGTTGGTCAGTTTGGATCTTCATAGAACCAATCTGTGCAGCTTGGATGATggagtttttgaaaagttaaatATTCTGCAAAGTTTAGACCTATCGGGTAATTTTGGACTCGGTTCTGACTTAACCACAGAAACGTTCAAGGGGTTAAACACACTTCAAGAGCTCTCCATGAATCGAATAGGCCTTGAAGACCTTGAAGCATTGCAAGAACTCTCTTTACTAAGGTTTTTGCATGTGGAACGCAACAATATAAATACCTTTTCAGGTGTGTTGGAAAATTTCCCGCTCTTAGAGCATTTCAATATTGCTTCAAACTACATAAGGTCTTGGAGTGACGGGAGAGCATTTGCAGAGAACCCAAAATTGCAGGGTGTTTACTTGCATTCCAATATCCTCAGCTTGATGACGGATGATATGTTAAGAGACTTTGAATCATTAACCTACTTAACACTGGCGAATAATAGTTTCATTTGCAATTGCCAGCTAAAAAACTTCATGGAATCCATCAGGACTGGCAGTAATAATTCCAGTCAG aatttttcaatactgaTAGATTATCAGTCAAGCGGTAGAACCCATACTTGTACAGACGTATCGTTGAAACGATACATCAGATTTGAGGATACAACTGATTACTGCCGGGAAGAATTGGCACAAATCTGGTTGAACGCACTGCAGCACGTTCTCTACATTTTGCTACTGGTCTTTAGTTGCTCCTTTGGTGTCGGAGGGTTAATATACTGGAAATG TTCAGATAAAAAACGCGACGCTGCTGAGTATGATCAATGCGGAGAACTGTGA
- the LOC124409276 gene encoding toll-like receptor 1 isoform X2 has translation MPIKMAQFILFTGFVVLLSITKTSKTLSYDVVATPTGFRNKYNDHSTHAFSSEGFIQIKVPGKSYVLTGSRLLDDESYSRLDEQVSTSTAIIVQTNKTLEISEEYEEPLQYWKEEIDSDDDLCSLSDLTILSLQSLQLCNLTSQTFGWLSNGSLTWLNMRYTDVELVANDTLVPVQNTLRVLDMANSSISVEDLTNLMQGLTISMDDSERRSYLKILSFASLGLTTVPREALRPVQYSLKLLSLFGNDFSTYRNNSARDTEETEMNSTNSSYSQDDNEDDDSDYSLESERSYVYDLLANSNVSTGSPWADFPPMPFLIELDLRHCRINSIEEGSFANLANLKRLRISNNNIFTLSNHAFAGLMNLAILDLTFNRGVPRPYQNIGMRLQRNAFTGLYSLTTLNLSHSPIHCGTSHLLNRLPSSLVSLDLHRTNLCSLDDGVFEKLNILQSLDLSGVLENFPLLEHFNIASNYIRSWSDGRAFAENPKLQGVYLHSNILSLMTDDMLRDFESLTYLTLANNSFICNCQLKNFMESIRTGSNNSSQNFSILIDYQSSGRTHTCTDVSLKRYIRFEDTTDYCREELAQIWLNALQHVLYILLLVFSCSFGVGGLIYWKWWYIKYVAVQIKNATLLSMINAENCEDRIYMYDIFVSYSDENRNWVIEELIPNIEGPEANLSICFHERDFHVGVSILENIIMGMDQSRTILLIISGFFIKSQWCQFEMHLAQHRLLETCREELVLVLLEEIPRRNRPKILHYLMMVKTYIVWPKDKRDGNARRLFWKRLRRAITANKSVQSSIA, from the exons ATGCCAATTAAAATGGCACAGTTCATTCTGTTTACTGGGTTTGTGGTTTTACTGTCCATTACAAAAACGAGTAAGACACTGAGCTACGATGTCGTCGCAACGCCGACAGGATtcagaaataaatataacgaTCATAGCACTCATGCATTTAGCAGCGAGGGATTTATTCAGATCAAAG ttCCAGGAAAATCTTATGTTTTAACGGGTAGTCGATTGTTGGATGACGAATCTTACAGCAGACTAGATGAACAGGTTTCGACATCAACGGCAATTATAGTCCAGACGAATAAGACTCTCGAAATTTCTGAGGAATATGAGGAGCCTCTTCAATACTGGAAAgaagaaatcgattccgacgATGATCTCTGCTCGCTATCAGACTTGACGATATTGAGCCTGCAGTCATTGCAGTTGTGTAATTTGACCTCGCAAACTTTTGGATGGTTGTCAAATGGTAGTTTGACATGGTTGAATATGCGGTATACGGATGTAGAATTGGTAGCCAACG ATACCTTGGTACCCGTGCAAAACACTCTGAGGGTCTTGGACATGGCAAATTCCTCTATATCGGTCGAAGATCTTACCAATTTGATGCAAGGTCTCACGATCAGCATGGATGACAGTGAAAGGCGTTCTTATTTGAAAATCCTGAGTTTCGCCAGTCTCGGCCTGACCACTGTTCCTCGAGAAGCGCTAAGGCCAGTCCAATATTCGCTAAAGCTGTTGTCCCTTTTCGGCAATGACTTCAGCACGTATCGTAATAATTCGGCACGCGACACGGAGGAAACAGAGATGAATAGCACAAACAGCTCGTATTCACAGGACGATAACGAGGATGATGATTCCGACTATTCATTGGAATCCGAAAGAAGTTATGTCTACGATCTACTTGCAAATTCCAATGTTTCCACTG GATCTCCTTGGGCTGACTTTCCACCAATGCCATTTTTGATCGAATTGGACCTACGGCATTGCCGTATCAATTCCATCGAAGAGGGCTCCTTCGCGAATTTGGCAAATTTGAAGCGGCTTCGTATTTCCAACAACAATATATTTACCTTGTCGAATCATGCATTCGCGGGGCTGATGAATTTGGCAATTTTAGACCTGACATTCAACAGAGGTGTACCAAGACCGTACCAAAATATAGGAATGAGACTGCAACGCAATGCCTTCACCGGCCTTTATTCCTTAACAACGTTGAACTTGAGTCACAGCCCGATTCATTGTGGAACGTCTCATTTATTGAACAGATTGCCATCGTCGTTGGTCAGTTTGGATCTTCATAGAACCAATCTGTGCAGCTTGGATGATggagtttttgaaaagttaaatATTCTGCAAAGTTTAGACCTATCGG GTGTGTTGGAAAATTTCCCGCTCTTAGAGCATTTCAATATTGCTTCAAACTACATAAGGTCTTGGAGTGACGGGAGAGCATTTGCAGAGAACCCAAAATTGCAGGGTGTTTACTTGCATTCCAATATCCTCAGCTTGATGACGGATGATATGTTAAGAGACTTTGAATCATTAACCTACTTAACACTGGCGAATAATAGTTTCATTTGCAATTGCCAGCTAAAAAACTTCATGGAATCCATCAGGACTGGCAGTAATAATTCCAGTCAG aatttttcaatactgaTAGATTATCAGTCAAGCGGTAGAACCCATACTTGTACAGACGTATCGTTGAAACGATACATCAGATTTGAGGATACAACTGATTACTGCCGGGAAGAATTGGCACAAATCTGGTTGAACGCACTGCAGCACGTTCTCTACATTTTGCTACTGGTCTTTAGTTGCTCCTTTGGTGTCGGAGGGTTAATATACTGGAAATG GTGGTACATCAAATACGTTGCAGTTCAGATAAAAAACGCGACGCTGCTGAGTATGATCAATGCGGAGAACTGTGAGGACAGAATTTACATGTACGATATATTCGTCAGCTACTCGGACGAGAACAGAAATTGGGTAATAGAAGAATTAATTCCAAACATTGAAGGCCCAGAGGCGAACTTGAGCATTTGTTTTCACGAAAGGGACTTTCAC GTGGGCGTTAGCATTTTGGAAAACATAATAATGGGGATGGATCAGAGCAGAACAATCCTTCTGATAATCAGCGGATTTTTCATAAAGTCACAGTGGTGTCAGTTCGAAATGCACTTGGCGCAACATCGGCTACTAGAGACTTGTCGGGAGGAACTAGTCCTGGTTCTCCTTGAAGAAATTCCGAGAAGGAATCGTCCAAAGATCTTACACTATTTGATGATGGTAAAGACGTACATCGTTTGGCCAAAGGACAAGAGAGATGGAAACGCGAGGAGATTATTTTGGAAACGTTTGAGGAGGGCTATAACTGCCAATAAATCGGTGCAAAGTTCTATCGCGTAG